The following coding sequences lie in one Oceanispirochaeta sp. genomic window:
- the mnmD gene encoding tRNA (5-methylaminomethyl-2-thiouridine)(34)-methyltransferase MnmD, which translates to MNTTQCLMNPFYQDCYFSDYDGQAESFYIFIEGNHLPRRLRESETLHIGETGFGTGLNLLSLLSCVLTDPSHLISIKYSSLEKYPLTTERIKELLHPFEKTLGTNLTLYLTYWSSFYESLTPGWNRCVWEFPSVQLDYNLYVGDARDWCREIEPRAVDAWFLDGHSPDKNPEIWSPSVLQSVYDKTAAGGTLASFTASGIVKSPLREAGFFIKRKKGFGAKRHMIQGTKS; encoded by the coding sequence ATGAACACAACTCAATGCTTAATGAACCCTTTTTACCAGGATTGTTATTTTTCCGATTATGACGGACAAGCTGAATCCTTCTATATATTCATAGAAGGGAATCATCTCCCCCGGAGACTCAGAGAATCAGAGACTCTGCACATTGGAGAAACAGGATTCGGCACAGGCCTGAACCTCCTCAGCCTGTTAAGCTGTGTTCTGACTGATCCCTCACATCTAATTTCCATAAAATATTCCAGCCTTGAAAAGTACCCTCTCACAACAGAGCGGATCAAGGAACTGTTACATCCCTTTGAAAAAACCCTGGGAACAAATCTGACACTCTACCTGACATACTGGAGTTCCTTCTATGAAAGCCTGACTCCCGGTTGGAATCGTTGTGTCTGGGAGTTCCCCTCGGTCCAGTTGGATTATAATCTCTATGTCGGGGATGCCCGGGACTGGTGCCGGGAGATTGAGCCCAGAGCTGTGGACGCCTGGTTCCTGGACGGCCACAGTCCGGATAAAAACCCTGAAATTTGGTCTCCCTCTGTTCTTCAATCAGTTTATGACAAGACAGCAGCAGGGGGAACTCTAGCCAGTTTCACGGCCTCGGGGATTGTGAAAAGCCCCTTGAGAGAAGCAGGATTTTTTATCAAGAGAAAAAAAGGATTCGGAGCAAAAAGGCATATGATACAGGGAACCAAATCATGA
- the pyk gene encoding pyruvate kinase, translated as MNTNRTKIVATIGKNNDLLFIKKLYKAGASIFRLNTAHQTPDETEQIIARIREVSDKAAILIDTKGPEIRTIDIPETIRLKEGEEIFIVPQGTTMDQPHFSVSYSHFCESMNRGTEILIDDGDMSIIVIDMNDDRLRCIANNSGEIENKKSVNVPDIPFALPSLSKKDEEYIHFAAKIGIDFIAHSFVRNKEDLIAVQKILDKYNSPIRLIAKIENTAGIENINEILDHCHGVMVARGDLGIELPAEEVPHVQKKIIRKCIKRSKVVITATQMLHSMIHNPRPTRAEVSDIANAVMDGTDALMLSGETAYGDYALEAVKTMATIAAASESKRKNKDRRKNQVKFNPVRLQMIASAEETSRKLGAKAVIVQTDTGRSACILSSFRGRTPILALSPNPTVVRQLALSFGVNPYLLKSQKTLDEMVHESVKTVLDAGIIGNNDLVVLVGSSPNRGTVTNFIEVGEASHFLGGRE; from the coding sequence ATGAATACAAATCGAACAAAAATCGTCGCCACCATCGGAAAAAACAATGACTTACTCTTTATCAAGAAGCTCTATAAGGCAGGAGCCAGTATTTTCCGCCTGAATACAGCCCATCAGACCCCGGATGAAACCGAGCAGATCATTGCCCGGATCCGGGAAGTTTCAGATAAGGCGGCCATCCTCATTGACACAAAGGGTCCGGAAATCAGAACCATAGACATTCCCGAAACCATTAGATTAAAAGAGGGAGAGGAAATCTTTATCGTTCCACAGGGAACCACGATGGATCAGCCTCACTTCTCAGTCAGTTATTCTCATTTCTGTGAGTCCATGAACAGGGGAACTGAAATCCTGATTGATGATGGGGATATGTCCATCATTGTAATTGACATGAACGACGATCGACTCCGTTGTATAGCCAATAATTCGGGAGAAATAGAAAATAAAAAAAGTGTGAATGTTCCTGACATTCCTTTTGCTCTCCCTTCTCTTTCAAAAAAGGATGAAGAGTATATTCACTTTGCCGCCAAAATCGGAATCGATTTCATAGCCCATTCCTTTGTCCGCAATAAAGAGGACCTCATTGCTGTGCAGAAGATCCTGGACAAATATAATAGCCCGATCCGCCTCATTGCCAAGATTGAAAATACCGCTGGAATTGAAAATATTAATGAGATTCTGGACCACTGCCATGGAGTCATGGTCGCCAGAGGAGACCTGGGAATTGAGCTGCCCGCCGAAGAAGTCCCCCATGTTCAGAAAAAAATCATCCGGAAGTGCATCAAGAGAAGTAAGGTTGTCATCACTGCGACCCAGATGCTTCATTCCATGATTCATAACCCCCGACCCACACGAGCCGAAGTCAGCGACATTGCTAATGCCGTTATGGACGGCACGGATGCACTGATGCTCTCGGGAGAAACAGCCTATGGAGACTATGCTCTGGAAGCTGTGAAAACCATGGCCACCATTGCCGCAGCCAGCGAAAGCAAGAGAAAAAACAAGGATAGGCGAAAGAACCAAGTGAAATTCAACCCCGTCCGCCTTCAGATGATCGCCTCGGCCGAGGAAACCTCCCGGAAACTGGGAGCCAAGGCGGTCATCGTCCAGACAGACACGGGCCGTTCCGCCTGTATTCTGTCCTCCTTCAGAGGAAGAACACCCATTTTGGCCCTCTCTCCGAATCCAACGGTGGTCAGGCAACTGGCTCTCAGTTTCGGTGTAAATCCCTACCTACTGAAATCCCAGAAGACCCTGGACGAGATGGTGCATGAATCTGTCAAAACCGTTCTGGATGCGGGAATCATCGGGAATAATGACCTGGTAGTCCTCGTCGGGTCTTCTCCTAACCGGGGGACTGTTACAAACTTCATAGAAGTAGGAGAAGCATCACATTTCCTGGGAGGGCGAGAATAG